CAGCTGAGATTCAAATGATAGCCAGTagagattttatttcatatgctcttattcttatacgtTAATTTATCTTGGTCAGTGATTCTATTCAGTTGGCATGTAAACTGTAAAAATTAACTAGATTAATAACTAAAACGTATGTCTGCACGGTGCCCTTTCAATTTAGTCTGCAGTTTATTGGAAAAGCTGCTCACTGTTAGGACTATTATGAAACAAATCCATAAACAGGTGATAAATGCAATACTGAACCCAACTGGAAAATGTGTGTATACAGAAAAAATACTGCAATTAAGACAAAATTCAAATGGAAGAATAGATCTCAAAGTACATTATCTCACTGATTATATAAAATTACACTCTAAATGGTCACAGCTTCAGATCACCGATATAAAAGTCGTTAATCATGTCAAACACTCGGGTAGCATGCTGCGGCCTACCATATGAAAAGTAAAGACAACATGAAAATGTCAGCAACATTCCTGCCATAACTTCGCAAATGCAAAGATATGTGCTAATGTAAACATAAGTAAATGATTAGGAAGATAAAAGGAAGAACAAGCAAAGTTTAGTTTTTGACAGAGTTCATGAAAACAAGAATTCCCAGCTCTCCTGTTTCAGAACTATGTATGTAAGTTACAGATCAAGTAATTATTATCACACCATTGGAGATGCCAATAAACAACATAATTTTGAACAAAGAAAGAATACAACACATTAGCCAGAGCATGAGAGATGTCAAAGTAGGGGTTCATTTTCCACGTTTGTAGTGCCATTCTAAGAGAAAAACCATTACCAATTGCCAGTATCTTGTCtgcattttattttccttacaGCTAGTTCAAGGCCTCACAAGAGGGTTGACGAGATACTAAGTTAAAACCTTTTGTCTTAAACCCAAGTAGATGGGTGGGGGACAAAGGCTTCACAGAATATTTTTCAGTCACATACATTAACCCAGCCAGtgaaaaaattgagaagatcagTTGGTGAGACTTCACCATAAATTTTTTGGAATGGATGGAGAAAACATGCTTATTATTATATCCAAACATCTAATGACAAGGAAAACAGGCGATACTTACCCGAAAAACCCTTCAGTTGAGTCATCCCCAGCATGATCTAAGATGGCATCACCACCTGGGTGCTCCTCTACATATGAGGTAACATCATATacctaattttattttattttggttacaCAAGGAATATGCAAGTGTTAATATACCAGAAACACAAGAGACCCAAGCAAATGAAAAATCGTTATGTTACCTTGTCTTTGATAATTACCCAACAATCTGTTCTCTTATTATGCAAAGAGACTTCAGCTTTAGTATACATTCTGGCTGGCTAAAGAAAACAGTTCATatgaaaagataaaagaagCAGCAAAGTCAATAAGCATGACTGACAATGAAGATAACacaaatattttctttgggTGTTATTAAGAAATACAATTACCTTATCATATGTAACATTTGAATCAACTTTTTTTGTATGCCCTGCATTCagaagattttcttttttaacaaCTCAAACTTGAAGAAGATATATTTATCAAGGTTCAAGCTTTTAGTCTAGTAagacctttttctttttctttttcaagatagacaaaaaaggaaataccATATTT
Above is a genomic segment from Prunus dulcis chromosome 7, ALMONDv2, whole genome shotgun sequence containing:
- the LOC117634044 gene encoding cytochrome B5-like protein, producing the protein MMIAAVALVVVILLVAFILIPRGPKYGHTKKVDSNVTYDKPARMYTKAEVSLHNKRTDCWVIIKDKVYDVTSYVEEHPGGDAILDHAGDDSTEGFFGPQHATRVFDMINDFYIGDLKL